In Streptomyces sclerotialus, the DNA window CACCAGTACGTCTCGCGGCGGCAGTGGCTGGGACTCGGGCTGGGCGTGGCCGGCGTCGCCGTGGTCACCCTGGCGGACGCGACGTCCGGCGGTACGCCCGGCGGCCCTGCCGGGGGCGTGCCCTGGTGGGCGTACGCCGTGCCGTTCCTCGGCATGCTGGCGCTGGTCGCCGCCACCTTCCTGGAGAGCCGGTCCCGCACCCGCGTCGCGCCGTCCGTCCCGCTGACCGTGCACTGCACCGCCAGCGCGGTCGTCTTCACCGTTCTGGCGCTGTGCACGGGTGCCGCTGCGCCGCCGCCCGAGGCGTCGTTCTGGCTCGCGATCGGCTGGCTCGTGGCGTTCGCGACGTTCGGCGGGTACGGGCTGTACTGGCTGGTCCTGCGCCGCCGGGGCGTCACCGCCGTCAACACCCTGATGTTCCTGATGGCGCCGGTCACGGCGGTCTGGGGCGCCCTGATGTTCGGCGAGCCGTTCTCCCTGCGGACCGCCGCCGGCCTCGCGCTCGGGCTCGTCGCGGTCGTCGTGGTGCAGCGGGGCGCCGCCGACCGGGCGGCGGCCCCGCGCCAGGTGCGGCGCCGGGCGCCCGGCCCCGCTGCGGGGGCCGTGCGCCGCCTCGGGGCTACCCGCCGCTGACGGTCGTCACCGGCACGCCGAGGTCCCGCATCCGGCGCAGTTCGGCGACCGGCAGGGCGTCGTCGACGAGGACGGTGTCGAAGTCGGTGAGCGGGGCCAGCGCGTAGATGCCCTGGCGGGTGAACTTGGTGTGGTCCACGAGCAGCACCCGGCGCCCGGCCCGGTTCATCAGCGCCCGCTTGACCTGCACCGTCTCCTGCGACTGGTGGTAACAGGTGTCGCCGGTGACGGCCGTGGTGGACATGAACAGCACGTCCGCGCGGAAGGAGCGGACCGACTCGGCGGTGTGCGGGCCGAGGAACGCGTCGTACGCCGGGTAGTAGGAGCCGCCCAGGGCGAGGAGGCTGATGCCGGGCTCCCCCGCCAGCAGCTTGATGACCGGCAGGAAGTTGCTGATCACGGTGAGCGGGGCGCGTTCGGTGAGGTGCTGGGCCAGCGCGAGGCAGGTCGTGGACTCGTCGATCATGACTGCCTGGCCGGGGGCGAGCATCCGCAGTGCGGCCCTGGCGAGCCGGTGTTTGGTCGCGTTCATGGCGTGCATGCGCTCGCTGAGATCGCCGTGGAAGAGCAGCGAGGGCAGCGAGGAGGCGCCGCCCCGCACCTTCCGCAACCAGCCCTGCGACTGGAGGACGTCGAGGTCGCGGTGGATCGTCATGATGCTGACCGCGTACTCCCGCGCGAGCTCCGCGGTGCGCACGAAGCCCTCGGCGGCGACCTGTTCGCGGATGCGCTGCCGCCGCTCCTGCTGGACGTCCGCCCGCCGCACGGCGCCACCGGGCGCGCTGCCGTCGTCCTCGGTCACTGCGGGAACCTCTCGTGAACTTCACTCGGATCTCACACGGCGGAGCCGCTCCCCCGCCCCAGGTCAGCGCGGGAATGCCGAGCTCACGTCGCATTGCCGTCATGTTAAGCCCGCGGTAGGGCACTCCGCCGCCGGCCGTTTTCACGCGGCGGCCGCCCGGGTCCGCGAGAGGTCCGGCAGCGGCCGTTGACCGGCGCCGCGCGGCCCGCGTTGCATCGACGCCGAAGGGGCCCGGCGGCGTCGGTCAGGGGCGCGGCCGCCCCGTACCACCGGAAGAGGTGCCTCGTGGCCAGTGACGCTCCCCCACCGACCGGGCCGCCGTACGCGGAGCGGCGGCCTGCCTGGACCGACCGGCTCGGCATCCCGCGCGGGCTGGCCTGGGGATTCCTCGGCGTGCTCGTCTTCATGATCGGTGACGGTGTCGAGTCCGGGTACCTTTCGCCGTACCTCGTGGAACAGGGCCTGTCCGCGCAGCGGGTGGCGATGCTGTTCACGGTGTACGGCATCACGGCGTCCGTCGCCGCGTGGCTGTCCGGCGCGCTGTCGGACCTGTGGGGACCGCGCCGGGTCATGATGGCGGGGTTCGGTGCCTGGATCGGCTTCCAGGTGCTCATGCTGGCGATCGCGGTGCCCTCGATGAACTATCCGCTGCTGCTCCTCAGCTACGGCCTGCGCGGCATCGGCTATCCGCTCTTCGCCTTCGGCTTCCTGGTGTGGATCGCGGCGACGGCACCGGAGAAGCGGCTCGGCACGGCCGTCGGCTGGTTCTGGTTCGCCTTCACCGGCGGGCTGCCGACGCTCGGTTCGCTCACCGCGAGCTTCCTCGTCCCGCAGATCGGGGCCTACCGCACCCTGTGGTTCTCGCTCGGCCTGGTCGTCCTCGGCGGGCTGATCGCGTTGCTGCTCGTCCGCGAGCGGACCGGTTTCGCGCGGCTGGCCCCGGCCGGTGAACGGCCGCTGGCCACGCTCTTCGGCAGCCTGGCGCTGCTGGGGCGCAATCCGCGGATCGGTGCCGGGGCCGTCGTCCGCATGATCAATACGGTGCCGGAGTTCGGCTTCCTGGTCTGCCTGCCGGCGTTCTTCACGCAGACCGTCGGGCTGAGCCTGTCGCAGTGGCTGCGCCTGCTGTCCGTGATGTTCGCGGTCAACATCGTCTTCAACCTGGTCTTCGGTGTGCTCGGGGACCGGATCGGCTGGCGGCGCACGGTCGCCTGGTGCGGCGGCTTCGGCTGCACGGTCACCTCGCTGCTGCTGTACTACGTGCCGACCGTGCTGGGCGGGCAGTACGCGCTGTGCCTGCTGGTGGCCGGCCTGTTCGGCGCGACGCTGGCCGGGTACGTGCCGCTCTCCGCGCTGATGCCGTCGCTCGCCCCCGCGCACAAGGGCCAGGCGATGGCGGCCCTCAATCTGGGCGCCGGTGCCAGTACGTTCGTCGGCCCGGCCCTGGTCGCGGTCTTCCTCGGGCCGCTCGGTGTGCAGGGCGTCATCTGGATCTTCGCCGGTCTGTACGCGCTGAGCGGGGTGCTGGCCCTGTGGCTGCGGACGCCCGCCGAACGCGACGCCCGGCCCTCCGTCCCGTCCGCCCCGGCCGCCGTCGGCGCCTCCGAAGGAGTGTGACCCGTGTCCGTACTCTCCATCGACGTCGGCACCTCGCTGATCAAGTCCGTGGTCTACGACGCCGGGGGCCACGAGGTGGCCGTCGCCCGGCGCGCCACCGAGGTCGACCGCCCGCATCCCGGCTGGGCCGAGCAGGACATGGACGCCGTGTGGGACGCGGTGGTGCACACCGTGCGGGAGGCGCTCGCCGCGGTGCGGGACCGGGGCGCCGCACCGGTGTGGCTGGTCACCTTCACGGCGCAGGGCGACGGCTGCTGGCTGGTGGACGAGGACGGCCGGCCCACCGGTCCCGCCGTCCTGTGGTCCGACGGACGGGCCGCGGACACGGTCACCGAGTGGCAGCGCGCCGGGGTCCTGGCGGACGCCTTCCGCCGCAACGGCTCGCTCACCTTCGCGGGCCTGCCGAACGCGCTCCTCACCTGGTTCGCCGAGCACGACCCCGAGCGGCCGGCCCGTTCCGCCACCGCGCTCACCGCCGCCGGCTGGCTCTTCCTCCGGCTCACCGGCGAGCGGGTGATCGACGAGTCGGACGCCTCGGCGCCCTTCCTCGACCACGCGACCGGCACGTACGACCAGGAGGTCATCGACCTCTTCGGGCTCCGGTGGGCCGAGCGGCTGCTGCCCGACGTGGTCGGCGACGACCGGCGCATCGCCGAGATCACCACGGCGGCCGCCGCCGAACTCGGCGTGCCCGCCGGGCTGCCCGTCGTCATGGCCCCGTACGACATCGCCGCCACCGCACGCGGCATCGGTGTGGTCAATCCAGGCCAGGCGTGCGCCGTCCTCGGCACCACGCTCTGCGCGGAGGTGGTCCGCACGGCCGTCGACACCACCGGCGAGCCGAGCGGCATCAACATCGCCTACCGCGGCCGGGAACGCGTACTCCGCGCCTTCCCCACCCTCTCCGGCACCGAGGTCCTGAACTGGACCGCCGGGGTGCTCGGCCTCTCCGGCGCGGCGGAACTGTGCGCCGAGGCGTTCCGCTCCGCGCCCGGCGCCCACGGCCTGGCCTTCCTGCCGTACCTCTCCCCCGCCGGCGAACGTGCGCCCTTCCTGGACCCGCGCGCCCGCGGCACCTTCTGGGGGCTGAGCCTGGAGCACTCCCGGGCCGACATCGCCCGCGGCGTCCTCGAAGGGCTCTCACTCACCCTGCGCGACGCGCTCACCGCCTCCCGTACGGAGGTCAGCGAACTGCGGCTGTGCGGCGGCGGGGCGCGGAGCGACGCGTGGTGCGGCCTGATCGCGGACGTCACGGGCGTGCCCACCACCCGCTCCACCGACACCGAACTGGGCGCGAAGGGCGCCTTCCTCACCGGTCTCGTCCTCACCGGCGCCGAGTCCAGCATGCACCGCGCCGCCGACACGTACGTCCACATGGGCCCCGCCTGGGAGCCAGACCCGGAGCGCGCCGCGCTCTACACCGAGCGGTACGCCGCCTTCCTGTCCTGGCGCGCACTGGCCCGCGACGCCGGGTGGCAGCCGTACGCCCCGAAGGACCGGCAGCCGTACGCCCCGAAGGAGGAGAACTGACATGCCCCGCCACCCCGACCCCGTACGGCTCGGCCTCGACCTGGGCACCCAGAGCGCCCGCGCCGTCGCCGTGGACGCCGGCGGCCGGGTGCTCGCCGCCGCCTCCCGGCCGCTGCACAGCAGCCGTACCGGCGCGCGGCACGAGCAGGACCCCGAGGAGTGGTGGCACGCGCTGGCCGCGGCCTGCCGCGAAGCCTTCGCGGACATCGACCCGCCACGGGTGACCGCCCTCGCCCTGGACGGCACGTCCGGCACGATCCTGCTCGCCGACGCGGACGGCACCCCGCTCACCCCCGGCCTGATGTACGACGACGGACGCGCCGCAGCGCAGGCCGTACGGGTCAACGAGGCCGGCGCGACGGTGTGGGAGGAGCTGGGTTACCACGCCATGCAGCCTTCGTGGGCACTGCCGAAGCTGCTGTGGCTGCTGGAGCACTCCGCGGCCGCCACCGTCCCGGGGACCCGGTTGCTGCACCAAGTGGACCTGATCACCTGGCGGCTGGCGGGCCGCCAGGTGGCGAGCGACGCCGGCCACGCCCTGAAGACGGGCTACCACCTGCTCGCGGAGTGCTGGCCGGAGAAGGAGCTCGCCGCGCTCGGCGTGCCGGGCTCCCTGCTGCCGGAGGTGGTACGTCCCGGCACCGTGCTCGGTACGGTGTGCGCCGCCGCGGCGCGCGCCACCGGCATCCCCGAAGGCGTGCAGATCGTCGCGGGCATGACGGACGGCTGCGCAGCGCAGATCGGGGCCGGCGCGCTCACTCCCGGCGCGTGGAACTCCGTCCTCGGCACCACGCTCGTCCTCAAGGGCGTCAGCCCGCGCCTGGTCCGCGACCCCGGCGGCCTCGTCTACTGCCACCGCGGCCCGGGGGACGTCTGGCTGCCCGGTGCCGCGTCCAGCAGCGGCGCGGGCGCACTGACCCGCGAGTTCCCGGGCGCGGACCTGGCGGACCTGACCGAGCGGGCCGTACGCGGCGGCCCGTCCGCGGCGCGCGGGGGCCACGACGCCGTCGCGTATCCACTGGCCGGTTCGGGCGGGGAGCGTTTCCCCTTCCGGGCGCCCGACGCGCGGCCGTTCGTGCTGGGCGAGCCGGCCGACGAGGCGGAGCGCTTCCACGCCCACCTGCTCGGCGTCGCCTGCCTCGAACGGCTCTGCTTCGACTACCTCGACCACCTCGGCGCCCCGGTCGACGGGCCGCTCACCCTCACCGGCGGCGGCACCCGCAATACGTACTGGAACCAGCTGCGCGCCGACGTGCTCGGCCGGACCGTCACCCTGCCCGAACACGCCGAGGGCGCCCTCGGCATGGCCGTGCTCGCCGCCACCGCCGACGGCACCCCGCTCACCGAGGCCGCCGCCGCGATGGTCCGCGACCGCGCCGAACTCCGCCCAGATCCCGCCCGCACCGCCCGCTTCGTCCCCGCCTACCTGGCGTTCGTGGCCGCGCTGAACGACCGCGGCCTGCTCGCCCCCGACGTGGCCGAGCACGCCGTCAGAAAGGCCCAGCAGTGACCGACTTCCTTCTGGTACGCCACGGCGAGACCGTCTGGCACGCGGAGAACCGCTACGCCGGGCGCACCGACGTCGCCCTCACCGAACGCGGCCACGCGCAGGCGGCGGAGCTGGCCGCCTGGGCCGCCGGGGCCCGCATCGACGCGGTGGTCTCCTCCCCGCTCTCCCGCGCCCGGCTCACCGCCGAGCCGGCCGCGCACGCCCTGGGCCTGACACCGCGCATCGACGAGCGCCTGGTGGAGGTCGACTTCGGGCGGGGTGACGGGCTCACCCGGACGGAGATGCGGGAGGTGTTCCCGGAGCGGCTGGACGCGTTCCTCGCCGACCCCGTCACCCATCACCTCCCCGGCGGCGAGGACCCCGAGCGGGCCGCCGCGCGGGCCGCGGCCTGCCTCGCCGGCCTCGCCGGGGAACTGCCCGAAGGGCGTGTCCTCGTCGTCGCCCACTCCACCCTCGTCCGTCTGCTGCTCTGCCGCGAGCTCGGCATTCCCCTCGGTACGTACCGCACGGTCTTCCCGGCGCTGGAGAACGGCGCCCTCACCGAACTGCGTCTCCGCGACGGGCAGGCGTCGTTGCTGCGTCTGAACGCCCCCTGTGCCGTGCCCGTTCCCGGCATCCACTGACCCGTACCCCGTACCTCGGTACCTCGCACCCCGTACCTCGCACCCACGGAGAACGAACCACATGTCCACCACCGTCCTCGCCGCGGGCGACCACTTCGTCCTGCCCCGTCTGCTCGCCGAACAGGTCGGCGCCGCGACCGGCGGCGCCGCCGAGGTCCGCGAACTGCTGCTGCCCTGGCCGCACACCCCCTTCGGGCCGGTCGCCGAGGTCCAGGAGGCCTCCGGCACCGAGGACCAGATGATCGAGGCGCTCCAGGGCGTCCGCGTCTGCGTCACCCAGCTGGCCCCGCTCACCGAACGCATCCTCGCCCACTGCCCCGACCTGGAACTCTTCTGCGCCAGCCGTGGCGGCCCGGTCAACGCCAACCTTGAAGCGGCCACCCGGCACGGCGTCGCCGTCTGCTACGCGCCCGGCCGCAACGCCGTGGCCACCGCGGAGCACACCCTGGCACTCATCCTCGCCGCGGCCCGCGGCCTCGGCGACGTCCACACCGACCTGCGACGCGGCGTCTGGCGGGGCGACTACTTCGACTACGACAACTGCGGCATCGAGATCGAGGGCGCGACCGTCGGGCTGGTCGGCTTCGGTGCGGTCGGCAGCCGGGTCGCCAAGGTGCTGCTCGCGCTCGGCGCGACGGTGCTGGTCCACGACCCGTACGCCGATCCGGAGCGGCTGGCGGGCATCGCCGAGCAGGTCTCCCTGGAAGAGCTGCTGAGCCGCTCGCGCATCGTCTCGCTGCACGCCCGGGTCACCGAGGAGACCACCGGCATGCTCGGCCGGAAGCAGCTCGACCTCATGCCCGAGGGGGCCGTACTGGTCAACTGTGCCCGCGGCGCCCTGCTCGACTACGACGCCGCCTGTGACGCGCTCGCCTCCGGCCGGCTCTCCGCCGCCGGCTTCGACGTCTTCCCCGAGGAGCCGGTCCCCGCAGGGTCGCCCCTGCTCACCGCCCCCGGCGTCGTCCTCACCCCGCACATCGCGGGCGGCAGCCAGGGCGTCGCCCACAAGGCCGCCCGGATCGTGGGAGCCGAAGTGGGCCGCTTCGTCCGCGGCGAGGCCCTGTCCCACTGCGCCAACCCGGAGGTACTGGAGCGCCGCTGAGCACGGTTGCCCTTCTGAGAGCCCCTTCCTCGAAAGCCCCTCCCGCGAATGCTGGTCCCGTCCGGTGCCGGGCTGGGAGCACCGGACGGGAGGGGCTCCGTGCTGCTGCCTCAGCGCCCGTTGTGGTGATTGTTGTGGTGGTTGTGGTGGTGGTTGTTGTGGTGGTTGTTGTGGTGGTGGTTGTTGTGGTTCTGCTGCTGCGGAACGGTGCCGGCGCAGCTGTTGCCGAAGGCCGGGTTCAGAAGGCCGATGATGTCGACGGTGTTACCGCAGGCGTTGATCGGGACGCTGACCGGAACCTGGAGCACATTGCCCGACAGCACACCGGGGGAACCCGCGGCGCCGCCCACGGCGGAGGCGCCGCCACCGCCGCCACCGTGCGCGGAGGCGGCGGTCGCCCCGCCGAAGAGCGCGGTGGTCGCAAGAGCCGTAAGAGCGGTGAACTTCGCCATTCGTGACATGACAACTGGCCTTTCTTCTGCAAAAGCGTGAGAGGCGGCCGTGCTGCCGCATCCCTTCCCCCTCTTGATCGGACGAGCTGCACCCGAAGTTGCGGAGATATCGGTTTTTCACCTGTTCGGACGCATCGAAAACCGCCGCCGCCGGGCTGCCCCGACCGGCCCCCGCCGCCATTCGGGCGGGCCCGCGGGGACGCTGACCGACCGCCATACAGAAGGTTTGTTAGCTTAGCGTTTTAGTGGCCCGTTCGATCTGATAAAGACATACGTGACGAGGGGTAACGTGGCGTTCTCGCGGAAAACTGCCATGGATGAGCACGGCGGCCACCCGACGGGGGCGGTCATGGACCGTTCCGCACCAGCGCAAGGGGGCACAGAAGCCGGAATCCGTTCCCCTGCCGGCGACCCGCCGTCCGTCCCCCGTTACGACTACGAGAAATTCAGCCGGCTGGCCGGTCCGCTGACCACGCCGGAATCCGGTGCCGAGCCGTACCGGGTGCGGTACCGGTCCTTGCTGAGCAGCAGTTCGCACCGGCTGCTGACGGCCCTGCTGCTGGCCTGCGCGCCGCTGGCCTCGCTGGCGCTGCTCATCTGGCTGATGCGGCCGCAGCACTGGGTGCACCGCGAGTACGCAGCGGGCTGGCAGGTCTTCGCCGACACGGTCATGCTCGTCTCCATCGGCCTGCTGGAGACCTTCCGCGTCCTGAACGTCGTCTCCATCGCGCACGCCACGCTCGTCGCCCGGGACCCGGTGCCGGTCCGTGCGGCGCCCGGCACCCGGGTGGCGTTCCTGACCACCTTCGTCCCCGGCAAGGAGCCCCTGGAGATGGTCCGGGCGACGCTGACCGGTGCCGTCGCCCTGCGGCACGACGGGCCGCTGGACGTCTGGCTGCTGGACGAGGGAAACGTCCCCGAAGTACGGCGGCTGTGCGAGGAACTGGGCGTCCGGCACTTCTCCCGCAAGGGCGTGGAGAAATGGAATCAGCCGTCCGGACCGTTCCGCGCGAGAACCAAGCACGGCAATTACAATGCCTGGCTGGATGCCCACGGCGACGCCTATGAATTCCTGGCGGGCGTGGACACGGACCATGTTCCGCTGCCCGCGTACCTGGAACGCATGATGGGCTTTTTCCGGGACCCGGACGTGGCTTTCGTCGTCGGCCCGCAGGTGTACGGGAACTACGACAGCACGGTCGCCAAGGCCTCGGAGAGCCAGCAGTTCCTTTTCCATGCGCTGATTCAGCGAGCCGGGAACGCCTACGGCTCCCCGATGTTCGTCGGCACCAACAACTGCTCCCGGATCAGCGCCCTGCGGCAGGCCGGCGGTTTCTACGACTCCATCACCGAGGACATGGCCACCGGTCTGGAGATCCACCGCCGGCGGAATCCCGCCACCGGCCGCCCGTGGCGTTCGGTCTACACCCCCGATGTCCTGGCCGTGGGCGAGGGCCCGGCCACCTGGACCGACTTCTTCAACCAGCAGCTGCGGTGGAGCCGCGGCACCTACGAAACGATCCTCCGGCAGTTCTGGCGGGCGGTCTTCCGCCTCTCCCCCGGCCAGGCCCTCAACTACGGGCTCATGGTGACGTACTACCCGATCGCCGGGATCAACTGGGTCATCGGCGGTCTGTCCTGCGCGCTGTTCCTGTGCCTCGGCTCCTCCGGCGTCCAGGTCCAGTCGGAGATGTGGATGATGCTGTACAGCGACGCCGCGGCCCTCCAGATCGGGCTGTACCTGTGGAACCGGCGGCACAACGTCAGTCCCCACGAACCGCAGGGCTCCTCGGGCATCGCGGGCATGGCGATGTCCGCGATGTCCGCGCCGCTGTACGCCCGCTCCCTGACGGGCGCCGTACTGCGGCGGAAGGCCGGCTTCGTCGTCACCTCGAAGGGTGACACCGCCAACCCGGACCGGCTGCGGACGTTCACCACCCACCTGGTGTGGGCCGGCGCGTTCGCCGCGACGCTGGTGGCCTCGGTCTTCCTCGGCAACACCCATGTGGCCATGCGGACCTGGGCCTCGCTCGCGCTGGTGGCCGCCGTCGCCCCGGCGGCCGTCTGGCGTGTCTCGCTGGCGTACGAGCGGCGACGCGCCCGGCGCCCGGCACCGGCCCGCCCGGAGCCGGTCCCCGCCGCCGGGCGGCTCGGGACCGACGACGACGGGCGGCTCGGGACCGACGACGACGGGCACGCGACGCACGAGGACGAGACCGCCACCGCGAGCGAGGCGGAGCGCTTCCGGGAGCTGGTGCGGCACGCACTCGACACGGAGGCCCCGTTCTCCTGGATCACCGCCGACGCGGCGTACGGGCGGGACAAGCCGCTCCGTGACTGGCTGGAGCGGTCCCGCGTCCCGTACGTGCTGGCCCTCGGCGGCAACGACACGGTGGACACCGGGGACGGCGCGGACGCCCGCGTCGACACGCTGGTCACGGCCCTCCCCGTGCAGGCGTGGAAGTGCGTCCCGGGCCGGGCGGGCCCCTGTGACGCGCGCGACTGCACGTGGGCGCGGGTCACGATCCGCCCGGCCGCGCAGGACGGTTACGGGCACTGGGTGCTGGCCCGGCGGTCCGGCGGCGACCCGCACGGGATCTCGTACTACGTCTGCTACGGGCCGTCGGCCTCGCGGCTGAAGGACCTGGTCCAGGTCGCCTCGTCCCGGTGGGCGGTGGCGGAGTACCTGCGGAGTCCCGACACCGGGGGCGGCCTGCCCGGTCCCGACGCGGCCGACGCGCCCACGCCACCCTGATCCCCCACTCGTCCCCCTGTGCAGCACCCCGCCCGTTCTCTCTGGTCCTCTCGGACCGCCTCGCCCTCAGGAGGCTTCCACCGTGAGATTCAGACCCAGCCCCCGCACCCGCAAGATGGCGGTCGGTGCCCTCGCACTGAGTGCGGTCGGCGCGATGAACGCCCCGGCGGTCATCGGCTATGCCTCGCACAAGTACCACGAGTACAAGATCAATCAGCCGTCCTACAAGGCACGGTACGGCCACTGGGACCTGGTCGACGTCCCGGAGCGCTACCGGATCAACTCCATCCACGCCGCGCTGCTGCACACCGGCAAGGTGCTGATGATCGCCGGTTCCGGCAACGACGAGAAGAACTTCGACGCCGGCACCTTCCAGAGCGTGCTGTGGGACCCGGTGAAGAACACCTTCAAGGAGATCCACACCCCCAAGGACATGTTCTGCGCCGGCCACGCCCAACTGCCCGGCGGCAAGCTGCTGGTCGCGGGCGGCACCCGCCGGTACGAGAAGCTCAAGGGCGACGTCACCCGGGCCGGCGGCCTGATGGTCGTCAAGAACGAGGACCCCGACAAGCCCAGGACCCTGCCCAAGGGCACCGTCTTCCGCAGCCCGAAGGGCGTCGAATACCGCTCGCAGTTCCCGGTGGTCGTGCCGCGCGCCAAGAAGAGCGCCACGCCCGACGGGAGCGGCAAGCTGCGGGTCACGGCGCGCGAGGCGCGGGTGTTCGTCGAGGCCGTGCGGCGCGGGAAGGCCGGGGTGACCAACGCGGCCGCGCAGTACAGCATCAAGGGGCTCAAGGGCGCGGACGCCCGTAACCACTACGGGCTGGCGACCAAGCTCGGCCTGGACAAGAAGGACTTCCAGGGGCTGAAGGACGCGTACGAGTTCGACCCGGTCGCCGAGCGGTACCTCCGCGTCGACCCGATGCGCGAGGCCCGCTGGTACCCGACCCTGGTGACCCTCAAGAGCGGCAAGGTCCTCGCGGTGTCCGGGCTGGACGACATGGGTCAGATCATCCCGGGCAAGAACGAGATCTACGACCCGAGGACCCGCAAGTGGTCCAAGGGGCCGAACCGTTACTTCCCGACCTACCCCGCGCTCTTCCTGACCGGCGACGGCACGCTCTTCTACTCCGGTTCCAACGCCGGCTACGGCCCGGCCGAGAAGGGCCGCGTGCCCGGCATCTGGAACGTGAAGAAGAACACCTTCACCCCCGTACCGGGACTGCCGCAGCCCGGCCTGACCGAGACCTCGGCGTCCGTGCTGCTGCCGCCCGCCCAGAAGCAGCAGGTCATGCTCCTCGGCGGAGGCGGCGTCGGCGAGTCCCCGCGGTCCACCGGCCGCACCGCGCTGGTGGACCTGACGGAGAAGAAGCCGCGGTACCGGAACGGACCCGAGCTGTCGGAGGGCACCCGCTACCTCAACGCGGTGCTCACCCCGGACGACAAGGTGTTCACCAGCAACGGGTCCGGCGACTACCGCGGCAAGGGCGCCAGCGACAACCACAAGGCCCAGATCTTCGACCCGCGCACGCGTGCCTTCACCCGGGTCGCCGACCCGGCGGTGGGCCGCAACTACCACTCCGAGGCGCTGCTGCTGCCGGACGGCCGGATCGCGGTCTTCGGCTCGGACCCGCTCTTCGCGGACCGGGCGAACAGCCGGGGCGGGGAGTTCGAGAAGCGCATCGAGGTCTACACGCCGCCGTACCTCTACGCGCGGACGCGGCCCGCGGCGGCGCACGGCCCGGCCGAGGTGGAGCGGGGCGGGACGACCCGCTTCACCGTGGCCGGTGCCGGGAAGGTGCGGTCCGTCCGGCTGATGCGCCCGAGCGCCGTCACCCATGTCACCGACGTGGAGCAGCGGTCCGTCGCGCTGGACTTCACGCGGCGCGGCGGGACCCTGTCGGTGAAGGTGCCCAAGAGCTATTCGCTGGTGCCCCGGGGCTGGTACATGCTCTTCCTCACGGACGCGCGGGGGACTCCGTCGCAGGCGAAGTGGGTTCACGTGAAGTGACCGGGGAGGCGGCCGGCGCCGGTGAGGCAGCTCCGGCGCCGGCCTGCTCCTGTGCCGGCTGCTGCGGAGGCTCCGGCGACGGCCGCTGCGGGGGCTCCGGTTCCGGCCGCCGTGGCGGCTGCGGTGCCTGCGGGGTCTCCACGGCGCCGCGCACCAGCTGCAGGGCGTAGTCGGTCCACCACTGGCCG includes these proteins:
- a CDS encoding 2-hydroxyacid dehydrogenase; translated protein: MSTTVLAAGDHFVLPRLLAEQVGAATGGAAEVRELLLPWPHTPFGPVAEVQEASGTEDQMIEALQGVRVCVTQLAPLTERILAHCPDLELFCASRGGPVNANLEAATRHGVAVCYAPGRNAVATAEHTLALILAAARGLGDVHTDLRRGVWRGDYFDYDNCGIEIEGATVGLVGFGAVGSRVAKVLLALGATVLVHDPYADPERLAGIAEQVSLEELLSRSRIVSLHARVTEETTGMLGRKQLDLMPEGAVLVNCARGALLDYDAACDALASGRLSAAGFDVFPEEPVPAGSPLLTAPGVVLTPHIAGGSQGVAHKAARIVGAEVGRFVRGEALSHCANPEVLERR
- a CDS encoding galactose oxidase-like domain-containing protein; this encodes MRFRPSPRTRKMAVGALALSAVGAMNAPAVIGYASHKYHEYKINQPSYKARYGHWDLVDVPERYRINSIHAALLHTGKVLMIAGSGNDEKNFDAGTFQSVLWDPVKNTFKEIHTPKDMFCAGHAQLPGGKLLVAGGTRRYEKLKGDVTRAGGLMVVKNEDPDKPRTLPKGTVFRSPKGVEYRSQFPVVVPRAKKSATPDGSGKLRVTAREARVFVEAVRRGKAGVTNAAAQYSIKGLKGADARNHYGLATKLGLDKKDFQGLKDAYEFDPVAERYLRVDPMREARWYPTLVTLKSGKVLAVSGLDDMGQIIPGKNEIYDPRTRKWSKGPNRYFPTYPALFLTGDGTLFYSGSNAGYGPAEKGRVPGIWNVKKNTFTPVPGLPQPGLTETSASVLLPPAQKQQVMLLGGGGVGESPRSTGRTALVDLTEKKPRYRNGPELSEGTRYLNAVLTPDDKVFTSNGSGDYRGKGASDNHKAQIFDPRTRAFTRVADPAVGRNYHSEALLLPDGRIAVFGSDPLFADRANSRGGEFEKRIEVYTPPYLYARTRPAAAHGPAEVERGGTTRFTVAGAGKVRSVRLMRPSAVTHVTDVEQRSVALDFTRRGGTLSVKVPKSYSLVPRGWYMLFLTDARGTPSQAKWVHVK
- a CDS encoding chaplin, coding for MAKFTALTALATTALFGGATAASAHGGGGGGASAVGGAAGSPGVLSGNVLQVPVSVPINACGNTVDIIGLLNPAFGNSCAGTVPQQQNHNNHHHNNHHNNHHHNHHNNHHNGR